One Porphyromonas pogonae genomic region harbors:
- the abc-f gene encoding ribosomal protection-like ABC-F family protein, whose translation MMLILQNISYTHPSKDLLFSDINLTVNNHEKTALIGNNGVGKSTLLKIIASELQPSSGQINIDAEPYYVPQIFGQFNHLTIAQALRIEGKLNALKDILNGNTSEENFNLLNDDWTIEDRCKEALNFWQLDGLDLSQKMETLSGGQKTKVFLAGISIHQPELVLLDEPSNHLDVSGRQLLYSFIKSTKSTLIVVSHDRKLLNLLDTICELSKHGVKVYGGNYDFYKEQKQIENNALSQDIQSKEKELRKAKEKERETLERQQKLDSRGRGKQEKAGVARIMLNTLRNNAENSTSKMKSVHAEKIRGISQDLQELRSSLPDIDKMKFGFDNSALHKGKVLFTATNINYAYHKQPLWKDNLNFQITSGERIALKGTNGSGKTTLIKLILGDIKPQAGTIYRADNKAVYIDQDYSLLDNKLKVYEQAEQFNVSALQEHEIKIRLNRFLFTKNDWDKSCSALSGGERMRLLLCCLTINSKSPDIIIFDEPTNNLDIQNVEILTAAINEYQGTIIVVSHDETFLEQINIERTIEL comes from the coding sequence ATTATGTTGATTTTACAAAACATTTCATATACACACCCAAGCAAAGATTTACTGTTTAGCGACATCAATCTGACAGTAAACAATCACGAAAAGACAGCTTTAATAGGCAACAACGGAGTAGGGAAATCTACCTTGCTCAAAATTATTGCAAGCGAACTTCAACCTTCAAGCGGACAAATAAACATTGACGCAGAGCCGTATTATGTTCCGCAAATTTTCGGACAATTCAATCATTTGACAATAGCACAAGCGTTGCGAATTGAAGGCAAATTGAACGCTTTGAAAGACATCTTGAACGGAAACACAAGCGAGGAAAATTTCAATTTGCTGAATGACGATTGGACAATAGAAGACCGTTGCAAAGAGGCACTGAACTTTTGGCAATTGGACGGCTTAGACTTATCGCAAAAAATGGAAACGTTAAGCGGAGGACAAAAAACAAAAGTTTTTTTGGCGGGAATTTCCATTCATCAACCCGAATTGGTTTTGTTGGACGAGCCAAGCAATCATTTAGACGTTTCGGGCAGACAACTTTTGTATAGCTTCATTAAGTCCACAAAAAGCACATTGATTGTTGTAAGCCACGACAGAAAATTACTAAACTTGTTGGACACAATTTGCGAATTAAGTAAACACGGAGTTAAAGTTTATGGCGGTAATTACGACTTTTACAAAGAGCAAAAACAAATTGAAAACAACGCTTTAAGTCAAGACATTCAAAGCAAAGAAAAAGAACTGCGAAAAGCCAAAGAAAAAGAACGGGAAACATTGGAACGACAGCAAAAATTAGACAGTCGTGGAAGAGGCAAACAAGAAAAAGCGGGCGTTGCCCGAATAATGTTGAACACTTTGCGAAACAATGCAGAAAACAGCACATCAAAAATGAAAAGTGTTCACGCAGAAAAAATCAGGGGCATTTCGCAAGACTTACAAGAACTTCGTTCTTCGTTGCCTGACATTGACAAAATGAAGTTTGGTTTTGACAATTCAGCATTACACAAAGGAAAAGTTTTGTTTACGGCAACAAATATCAATTATGCTTACCACAAACAACCGCTTTGGAAAGACAATCTGAACTTTCAAATTACAAGTGGCGAACGAATCGCATTGAAAGGTACAAATGGTTCGGGAAAAACTACTTTGATAAAACTCATCTTGGGCGACATTAAACCGCAAGCAGGAACAATTTACCGAGCAGACAACAAAGCAGTTTACATTGACCAAGACTATTCTTTGCTTGACAACAAACTAAAAGTTTACGAACAAGCCGAACAATTCAATGTTTCTGCATTACAAGAACACGAAATCAAAATCCGGCTCAACCGCTTTTTGTTTACAAAAAATGATTGGGACAAATCTTGTAGTGCTTTGAGTGGTGGCGAAAGAATGCGTTTGTTACTTTGTTGCTTGACGATTAACAGTAAGTCACCAGATATTATTATTTTTGACGAGCCAACAAATAATTTAGACATACAGAATGTTGAAATACTGACAGCAGCAATAAATGAATACCAAGGGACAATCATTGTTGTGTCGCACGATGAAACATTTTTAGAACAAATAAACATAGAACGGACAATTGAACTTTGA
- the lnu(I) gene encoding lincosamide nucleotidyltransferase Lnu(I), which produces MTQLQMIDKTKSIAQNDKNISAVFMYGSFTKNEGDKYSDIEFYIFLKDKEKFSAENWVSQIHPLALYFTNEYGSEVAIFENMIRGEFHFLTNDQMEVIKSWDGLVEFSDFDKMILVDKEDLLTNTLKEIKTKVPDRTTNENILWLSQSLLNVLLTTSNLIKRQEFAHAYQSLSNVQKYLLWLIRIETYQTKHWESPTKSLEKDIDPYWYSLFQQTTSELDPTDIKTAFKKTLTLTEKLFDNLGVEAKLKGVLRRIE; this is translated from the coding sequence ATGACACAGTTACAAATGATTGACAAAACAAAGTCAATAGCTCAAAATGATAAAAATATTTCTGCCGTATTTATGTACGGGTCATTTACCAAAAATGAAGGGGACAAATATTCAGATATTGAATTCTACATCTTCTTGAAGGATAAAGAAAAATTTTCCGCTGAAAATTGGGTAAGCCAAATTCATCCTTTGGCATTATATTTTACCAACGAGTATGGAAGTGAAGTTGCCATTTTTGAAAATATGATAAGGGGGGAGTTTCATTTTTTGACAAACGACCAAATGGAAGTTATCAAATCGTGGGACGGTTTGGTAGAGTTTAGCGACTTTGACAAGATGATTTTAGTAGATAAAGAAGATTTATTGACTAACACGCTCAAAGAAATAAAAACTAAAGTACCTGATCGAACAACAAATGAAAATATCCTGTGGTTGAGCCAATCATTGTTGAATGTTTTACTTACAACAAGCAACTTAATTAAACGACAGGAATTTGCTCACGCTTACCAAAGCTTATCAAATGTTCAAAAATATTTACTTTGGTTAATAAGAATTGAAACATACCAAACCAAACATTGGGAAAGTCCAACAAAAAGCTTGGAAAAAGACATAGATCCATATTGGTATTCGTTATTTCAGCAGACAACATCAGAATTAGATCCGACAGATATTAAAACAGCTTTCAAGAAGACATTAACATTGACTGAAAAACTTTTTGATAATCTTGGAGTTGAAGCAAAATTAAAGGGGGTATTAAGGAGAATTGAATAA
- the floR gene encoding chloramphenicol/florfenicol efflux MFS transporter FloR codes for MTDKQKQRPAWAYTLPAALLLMAPFDILASLAMDIYLPVVPAMPGILNTTPAMIQLTLSLYMVMLGVGQVIFGPLSDRIGRRPILLAGATAFVIASLGAAWSSTAPAFVAFRLLQAVGASAMLVATFATVRDVYANRPEGVVIYGLFSSMLAFVPALGPIAGVLIGEFLGWQAIFITLAILAMLALLNAGFRWHETRPLDQVKTRRSVLPIFASPAFWVYTVGFSAGMGTYFVFFSTAPRVLIGQAEYSEIGFSFAFATVALVMIVTTRFAKSFVARWGIAGCVARGMALLVCGAVLLGIGELYGSPSFLTFILPMWVVAVGIVFTVSVTANGALAEFDDIAGSAVAFYFCVQSLIVSIVGTLAVALLNGDTAWPVICYATAMAVLVSLGLVLLRLRGAATEKSPVV; via the coding sequence ATGACTGATAAACAAAAACAACGCCCCGCGTGGGCCTATACGCTGCCGGCAGCACTGCTGCTGATGGCTCCTTTCGACATCCTCGCTTCACTGGCGATGGATATTTATCTCCCTGTCGTTCCAGCGATGCCCGGCATCCTGAACACGACGCCCGCTATGATCCAACTCACGTTGAGCCTCTATATGGTGATGCTCGGCGTGGGCCAGGTGATTTTTGGTCCGCTCTCAGACAGAATCGGGCGACGGCCAATTCTACTTGCGGGCGCAACGGCTTTCGTCATTGCGTCTCTGGGAGCAGCTTGGTCTTCAACTGCACCGGCCTTTGTCGCTTTCCGTCTACTTCAAGCAGTGGGCGCGTCGGCCATGCTGGTGGCGACGTTCGCGACGGTTCGCGACGTTTATGCCAACCGTCCTGAGGGTGTCGTCATCTACGGCCTTTTCAGTTCGATGCTGGCGTTCGTGCCTGCGCTCGGCCCTATCGCCGGAGTATTGATCGGCGAGTTCTTGGGATGGCAGGCGATATTCATTACTTTGGCTATACTGGCGATGCTCGCACTCCTAAATGCGGGTTTCAGGTGGCACGAAACCCGCCCTCTGGATCAAGTCAAGACGCGCCGATCTGTCTTGCCGATCTTCGCGAGTCCGGCTTTTTGGGTTTACACTGTCGGCTTTAGCGCCGGTATGGGCACCTACTTCGTCTTCTTCTCGACGGCTCCCCGTGTGCTCATAGGCCAAGCGGAATATTCCGAGATCGGATTCAGCTTTGCCTTCGCCACTGTCGCGCTTGTAATGATCGTGACAACCCGTTTCGCGAAGTCCTTTGTCGCCAGATGGGGCATCGCAGGATGCGTGGCGCGTGGGATGGCGTTGCTTGTTTGCGGAGCGGTCCTGTTGGGGATCGGCGAACTTTACGGCTCGCCGTCATTCCTCACCTTCATCCTACCGATGTGGGTTGTCGCGGTCGGTATTGTCTTCACGGTGTCCGTTACCGCGAACGGCGCTTTGGCAGAGTTCGACGACATCGCGGGATCAGCGGTCGCGTTCTACTTCTGCGTTCAAAGCCTGATAGTCAGCATTGTCGGGACATTGGCGGTGGCACTTTTAAACGGTGACACAGCGTGGCCCGTGATCTGTTACGCCACGGCGATGGCGGTACTGGTTTCGTTGGGGCTGGTGCTCCTTCGGCTCCGTGGGGCTGCCACCGAGAAGTCGCCAGTCGTCTAA
- the estT gene encoding macrolide hydrolase EstT, which yields MKKKLLWILILGLIIISCKQRKTEMKEKIIKTNGIELCTESFGNKKNPAILLVAGATVSMLYWDTEFCQQLSEKGFFVIRYDNRDVGKSTNYEPGSTPYDIVDLTNDAISILDGYKIDKAHFVGISLGGLISQIASIKFADRVNSLTLMSSGPWGDSDPTIPEMDTSILDFHSKAGTVNWTNEDSVVNYLIQGAELMSGKKQFDKQRSEKLIRAEFNRANNYISMFNHAASQGGGGEEYWNRLNEIKQPTLIIHGTDDKIWHYKNAGFLLEKIKGSNLITLEGTGHELHVDDWKSIIDGIEKHIND from the coding sequence ATGAAAAAAAAACTACTTTGGATATTAATTTTAGGACTGATAATAATCAGTTGCAAACAAAGGAAAACAGAAATGAAAGAGAAAATAATTAAAACAAACGGCATTGAACTCTGTACGGAAAGTTTTGGAAATAAGAAAAATCCAGCAATCCTTTTGGTAGCAGGTGCAACCGTATCAATGCTGTATTGGGACACTGAATTTTGCCAACAATTATCTGAAAAAGGATTTTTTGTTATTCGTTACGACAACAGAGATGTAGGAAAATCCACTAATTATGAACCAGGTTCTACTCCATACGATATTGTTGACTTAACTAATGACGCTATTTCAATATTGGATGGCTACAAGATTGACAAAGCACATTTTGTGGGGATTTCTTTGGGCGGACTAATTTCTCAAATAGCATCAATAAAGTTTGCCGACAGAGTTAACTCCTTAACTCTTATGTCATCAGGCCCTTGGGGAGACTCAGACCCAACTATACCTGAAATGGACACGAGTATTTTAGATTTCCATAGTAAAGCAGGTACAGTCAATTGGACAAATGAAGACAGTGTGGTAAACTATTTAATTCAGGGTGCAGAATTAATGAGTGGCAAGAAACAATTTGACAAACAAAGAAGTGAAAAACTGATAAGAGCTGAGTTCAATAGAGCCAACAATTATATAAGTATGTTCAATCACGCTGCATCGCAAGGTGGTGGTGGTGAAGAATATTGGAACAGATTAAACGAAATCAAACAACCCACCTTAATTATCCACGGAACAGACGACAAAATTTGGCATTATAAGAATGCAGGTTTTTTACTAGAAAAAATAAAAGGTTCAAATCTAATCACCCTTGAAGGTACAGGACACGAATTACACGTTGATGATTGGAAATCAATTATTGATGGAATAGAAAAACACATAAATGACTGA
- the arr gene encoding NAD(+)--rifampin ADP-ribosyltransferase: protein MNTTKIEDKAVLHIPTPFAQTYFHGTKADLKIGDFIQVGFNSNYEENRILKHIYVSATLNTAILGAELALGNGRERIYLVEATGDIEDDPNVTDKKFPGNPTKSYRSKHPFKVVGEVTGWHGHTLEEIKAMKDGLEKLREQGKNVIID from the coding sequence AGAAGATAAAGCCGTACTTCATATTCCTACACCGTTTGCTCAAACCTATTTTCACGGAACAAAGGCTGACTTGAAAATTGGCGATTTCATTCAAGTAGGTTTCAACAGTAATTATGAAGAAAACAGAATATTAAAGCATATTTATGTTTCGGCTACACTGAATACTGCAATATTAGGAGCAGAACTTGCTTTGGGCAACGGACGTGAAAGGATTTATTTAGTAGAAGCAACAGGCGACATAGAAGATGACCCCAACGTAACGGACAAAAAATTTCCTGGTAATCCCACAAAATCCTATCGTTCGAAACATCCTTTTAAAGTTGTTGGAGAAGTAACCGGTTGGCACGGACATACCCTTGAAGAGATTAAAGCTATGAAAGATGGACTGGAAAAACTTAGAGAACAAGGGAAGAATGTTATTATAGACTAA
- a CDS encoding IS1 family transposase produces MSLQERFGTLCSRLGVEFLCPHCHSNNIIKSGKSSTGKQRYQCKNCHKRFITNYRYKAYMPNTNHKIIQLTKEGLGIRSTARVLGISVTTLLKRILLIASKIKQPPIAIGKSYEVDEMRIFIGKKSRLRWLVYALDRETRKVVAFNVGRRTNRTLSVVLKSLFLSKAKMIYTDKLKNYGYLISRKIHRTVFRSTNHIERHNLTLRTHLKRLNRKTICYSRSLAVLMATIIIYLWY; encoded by the coding sequence ATGAGTTTACAAGAACGTTTCGGTACTTTATGCTCCAGATTGGGAGTTGAGTTTTTATGTCCGCATTGCCACTCTAACAATATTATCAAAAGTGGTAAAAGTAGTACAGGTAAACAACGTTACCAATGTAAGAATTGTCACAAACGTTTTATAACGAACTACAGATACAAAGCCTATATGCCCAACACCAATCACAAAATTATTCAACTAACCAAAGAAGGATTGGGCATTCGTAGCACGGCACGAGTATTGGGGATTTCAGTTACCACTTTGCTAAAACGAATTTTGCTGATAGCAAGCAAAATCAAACAACCACCTATTGCTATAGGCAAAAGCTACGAAGTGGACGAGATGCGTATATTTATCGGCAAGAAAAGCCGTTTGCGTTGGTTAGTGTACGCTTTGGATAGAGAAACTCGCAAGGTAGTAGCTTTCAATGTGGGCAGACGCACTAACCGCACCTTGTCGGTAGTGCTTAAAAGTCTTTTTCTATCGAAAGCCAAAATGATTTATACCGATAAACTGAAAAACTACGGCTATCTTATCAGCCGAAAAATACATCGCACCGTTTTTCGCTCCACCAACCATATCGAACGACACAATCTGACACTTCGCACCCACTTGAAACGATTAAATCGAAAAACTATTTGCTATAGCAGGAGTTTGGCGGTACTAATGGCTACGATAATAATTTATTTGTGGTATTAG
- a CDS encoding class D beta-lactamase OXA-347 yields MKNILFVVFISMIFLFVCCNTTTNKNIIETEISDFDKILDSFQVNGSILIYDNDKNTFYSNDFDWAKNGKLPASTFKIPNSIIAVELGIIENDTTILKWNGEQRKMDIWEKDLSFKDAFRISCVPCYQEIARKIGTIKMKEYLEKFEYKNMIFDSLTIDNFWLEGNSKISQKQQIDFLRKFYFSKFPISDRTIKIVKNIMEIERTENYILSGKTGLSSIEEKYNGWFVGYVETKSNVYFFATNVIPTDGLNVDDFISSRINVTKNALKQMNIMK; encoded by the coding sequence ATGAAAAATATTTTATTTGTAGTTTTTATTTCAATGATATTTTTATTTGTTTGCTGTAACACAACAACGAATAAAAACATAATTGAAACAGAAATTTCTGATTTTGACAAAATTTTAGATAGTTTTCAAGTAAATGGTTCAATTCTAATTTATGATAACGACAAGAATACTTTTTACTCAAATGACTTTGATTGGGCTAAAAACGGAAAATTACCTGCATCAACATTCAAAATTCCAAATTCTATAATTGCTGTTGAATTAGGCATTATTGAAAATGATACAACTATTTTAAAATGGAATGGCGAGCAGAGAAAAATGGATATTTGGGAAAAAGATTTATCATTTAAAGATGCTTTTAGAATTTCCTGTGTTCCTTGCTATCAGGAAATTGCAAGGAAAATCGGAACAATTAAAATGAAAGAATATTTAGAAAAATTTGAGTATAAAAATATGATTTTTGACAGTTTAACGATTGACAATTTTTGGCTTGAAGGAAATTCAAAAATATCTCAAAAACAACAAATCGACTTTTTAAGGAAATTCTATTTTTCAAAATTTCCAATTTCTGATAGGACAATAAAGATTGTCAAAAATATTATGGAAATTGAGCGAACTGAAAATTACATTTTAAGCGGTAAGACTGGATTAAGTTCGATAGAAGAAAAATATAATGGTTGGTTTGTTGGTTATGTTGAAACAAAATCTAATGTTTATTTTTTTGCAACAAATGTAATTCCGACAGACGGATTGAATGTTGATGATTTTATTTCATCGAGAATTAATGTAACAAAAAATGCGTTAAAGCAAATGAATATAATGAAATGA
- the ltrA gene encoding group II intron reverse transcriptase/maturase, with the protein MELIEQVINRQNMMRAFKQVRQNKGSAGVDRMPVKELYDYLTKNRESIEQSLLNGTYLPQPILGVEIPKSNGKVRLLGVPTVVDRMLQQAVGQVLGNRFEMDFEDYSYGFRPNKNAQQAVLKALDYINSGYQDIVDIDLKSFFDEVDHCVLLQLLYRRVKCPLTLRLIRKWLRAPISINGKLVKRRKGVPQGSPLSPILSNIMLDELDKELARRGLKYVRYADDFSIYCKSQWQARKTGNEIYLFLKNKLHLPINREKSGIRRPVNFTLLGFAFVSTYKKGEKGKYQLVVSVKGWKNLKLKLKAITRKTTPATFDERILKLKEVQQGWLQYYRMASIQGKLKDVDGWVRNRLRCCIWKQWKKPERRRKNLIRLGVDLEHAYSHSRSRMGTWAVACSPILKTTITVERLQQRGYESMLTYYLKIAPFLNEPLYT; encoded by the coding sequence ATGGAATTGATTGAGCAAGTGATTAACCGTCAAAACATGATGCGTGCATTCAAACAAGTCAGGCAGAACAAGGGTTCAGCAGGAGTTGACCGCATGCCCGTAAAAGAACTATACGACTACCTGACAAAGAACAGGGAAAGTATAGAGCAATCCCTGTTAAACGGAACCTACCTGCCACAACCCATTTTGGGGGTAGAAATACCCAAAAGCAACGGAAAGGTTCGCCTGCTGGGTGTACCTACCGTGGTCGACCGGATGCTTCAACAAGCCGTAGGGCAGGTGCTGGGCAACCGGTTCGAAATGGATTTTGAGGATTACAGTTATGGCTTCCGTCCGAACAAAAATGCCCAACAAGCAGTACTCAAAGCACTGGACTACATCAACAGCGGTTATCAGGACATTGTAGATATTGACCTGAAAAGCTTCTTCGATGAAGTTGACCACTGCGTTCTGCTTCAATTGCTGTATCGCAGGGTAAAATGCCCGCTTACCTTACGCCTTATCCGCAAATGGCTGAGAGCTCCGATTTCAATCAACGGAAAATTAGTCAAACGCCGCAAAGGAGTACCACAAGGCAGTCCGCTAAGTCCGATACTCTCCAATATTATGTTGGATGAACTGGACAAGGAACTGGCAAGGCGAGGGTTAAAGTATGTCCGTTATGCTGATGACTTCAGCATTTATTGTAAAAGTCAATGGCAAGCCCGAAAAACAGGCAACGAAATTTATCTCTTCTTAAAGAATAAGCTTCACCTGCCTATTAACAGGGAAAAAAGCGGCATCAGACGACCAGTAAATTTCACCCTGTTAGGCTTTGCATTTGTCTCTACCTATAAAAAGGGGGAGAAAGGCAAATACCAGTTGGTGGTAAGCGTCAAAGGATGGAAAAATCTGAAACTGAAACTCAAAGCCATTACCCGAAAAACCACTCCCGCCACTTTCGATGAGCGCATTCTCAAGCTGAAAGAAGTACAGCAAGGCTGGCTTCAATACTACCGTATGGCAAGTATTCAGGGAAAACTCAAAGACGTGGACGGGTGGGTACGCAACCGACTGCGCTGCTGTATCTGGAAACAATGGAAGAAACCTGAACGACGACGGAAAAACCTGATACGCTTGGGAGTTGACCTTGAACACGCTTACAGTCACAGCCGAAGCCGTATGGGTACTTGGGCTGTAGCCTGTAGTCCTATTTTGAAAACCACTATCACGGTGGAACGACTACAACAACGGGGTTACGAATCTATGTTAACTTATTATCTGAAAATTGCTCCATTTCTTAACGAACCGCTGTATACGTGA